The Niallia alba genome includes a window with the following:
- a CDS encoding anaerobic ribonucleoside triphosphate reductase translates to MGNNVQLLNEFEEIIRSDNQDLIQENANVDGMSPMSHMMQFAATASKYYTVEHLLSENVKKTHQEGYIHIHDLDFYSSGTTTCCQIPLATILKSGFNTGHGFMREPKSIMSAMALTSIILQANQNQQHGGQAIPMLDYDLAPYVQKTYRQNRARLSEIIQNEEELERKTWQWTERETYQACEAFIHNCNSMHSRGGGQTPFVSVNLGTDQSKEGRMLTKNLLLATQAGLGSGETPIFPIIVFKVKDGINFQKEDPNYDLFRLAIETTSKRLFPNFVFIDAPFNLAYYNGTPQSEVATMGCRTRVMGNIHGSEQTIGRGNLSFTSINLPLLALESTTIESFFQKLDETTELVIQQLHERFQYQGKKKVANFKFLYGQGVWQGGEELQLDDQVEDILKQGTLSIGFVGLAECLVSLLGVHHGESEKAYEIGLRIVQFMRQKADEALEKYQLNYSLLATPAESFAGKALRAARKKFGIIKGVTDREYFTNSFHIPVHFPISIYEKIQREAPFHSLTNAGHITYVELDGDANKNLDAIEKIVRTMKETGIGYGSINHPVDRCISCGHKGIINNECPNCGEKEESKIERIRRITGYLVGSLDRWNSAKRAEERERVKHR, encoded by the coding sequence ATGGGCAATAATGTCCAATTATTAAATGAATTTGAAGAAATAATTAGAAGCGATAATCAAGATTTAATTCAAGAAAATGCAAATGTGGATGGAATGTCACCGATGAGCCATATGATGCAATTTGCTGCTACTGCTTCTAAATACTATACAGTAGAACATTTACTATCGGAAAACGTCAAAAAAACGCATCAAGAAGGATATATCCATATCCATGATCTTGATTTTTATTCTTCTGGTACGACAACATGCTGTCAAATCCCTCTAGCAACCATTTTAAAGAGTGGGTTTAATACTGGCCACGGGTTTATGAGAGAACCTAAATCTATTATGAGTGCGATGGCACTGACATCAATCATTTTACAAGCCAACCAGAATCAGCAGCATGGGGGACAAGCTATCCCAATGTTAGACTATGACCTTGCACCATATGTACAAAAAACATACAGACAAAATAGAGCAAGACTAAGTGAGATAATTCAAAATGAAGAAGAGTTAGAAAGAAAAACATGGCAATGGACCGAAAGAGAAACGTATCAGGCTTGTGAGGCATTTATACATAATTGTAACAGTATGCATTCGCGCGGGGGCGGTCAGACTCCCTTTGTTTCGGTGAATTTAGGAACCGATCAATCGAAAGAGGGCAGAATGCTAACAAAGAATTTATTACTGGCTACACAAGCGGGGCTTGGTTCCGGAGAAACCCCCATTTTTCCGATTATCGTTTTTAAAGTAAAGGACGGAATTAATTTTCAAAAAGAAGATCCGAATTATGATTTATTCCGCTTAGCGATTGAAACAACAAGCAAACGATTGTTTCCTAACTTTGTATTCATCGATGCGCCATTTAATTTGGCCTATTATAATGGCACTCCTCAATCAGAAGTAGCAACAATGGGGTGTCGAACTAGAGTAATGGGAAATATTCATGGGAGTGAACAAACGATTGGAAGAGGGAATTTATCTTTCACCAGTATCAATCTCCCTCTATTGGCTTTAGAGTCAACCACAATAGAATCGTTTTTTCAAAAATTGGATGAAACGACAGAATTGGTTATACAGCAGTTACATGAAAGATTTCAATATCAAGGAAAGAAAAAAGTAGCAAATTTCAAGTTTTTATATGGCCAAGGTGTTTGGCAAGGTGGAGAAGAATTGCAGTTGGATGATCAGGTTGAGGACATTTTAAAGCAAGGAACATTATCTATTGGTTTTGTTGGTTTAGCAGAATGTCTTGTATCTTTACTCGGTGTCCACCATGGAGAAAGTGAAAAGGCCTATGAAATTGGTTTGCGTATTGTACAGTTTATGCGCCAAAAAGCGGATGAAGCATTGGAAAAATATCAGCTAAACTATTCTCTCCTTGCAACACCAGCAGAGTCTTTTGCTGGAAAGGCATTACGAGCTGCTAGAAAGAAATTTGGAATTATTAAAGGAGTGACAGATAGAGAATACTTTACGAATAGTTTTCATATTCCCGTCCATTTCCCGATTTCTATATATGAAAAAATTCAACGAGAAGCGCCATTTCATTCACTAACAAACGCAGGTCATATAACGTATGTAGAATTAGATGGAGATGCAAACAAGAATTTAGATGCGATTGAAAAAATTGTCCGGACGATGAAAGAAACAGGAATTGGCTATGGAAGTATTAATCACCCTGTTGATCGTTGTATAAGCTGTGGACATAAAGGGATAATTAATAACGAATGTCCTAATTGTGGGGAAAAGGAAGAGTCAAAGATTGAAAGAATTAGAAGAATAACTGGCTATCTTGTCGGCTCTCTTGATCGTTGGAATAGTGCGAAACGTGCAGAAGAGCGGGAAAGAGTTAAACATCGATGA
- a CDS encoding 2'-5' RNA ligase family protein yields MKYGIAIFPGKDLQDLANSLRKRYDPKYALIPPHITLIGDFEANNEEIEEISKKLATIASHYHSIPIKVTKVSSFKPVSNVVYLKIEPSTDLEHLHQELISTLAVNPEHPFVPHITLGQNLSSDEHLDLYSNLRMQNYNFEETADRFHLLYELENGSWTVYETFRLGKE; encoded by the coding sequence ATGAAATACGGTATTGCTATTTTCCCTGGAAAAGATTTGCAGGATTTGGCCAATTCTCTTCGAAAAAGATATGATCCAAAATATGCTTTAATTCCACCACATATTACGTTAATCGGCGATTTTGAAGCTAATAATGAAGAGATTGAAGAAATAAGTAAAAAACTGGCAACGATTGCAAGCCATTATCATTCTATTCCCATTAAAGTAACAAAAGTCAGTTCTTTTAAACCCGTAAGCAATGTTGTTTACTTAAAGATTGAGCCAAGTACAGACTTAGAACACCTGCACCAAGAACTAATAAGTACATTGGCTGTTAACCCAGAGCATCCATTTGTTCCGCATATTACCCTTGGGCAAAATTTATCGAGTGACGAGCATTTGGATTTATACAGTAATTTACGGATGCAAAACTACAATTTTGAAGAAACAGCGGACCGTTTCCATTTGCTTTATGAATTGGAAAATGGATCATGGACAGTCTATGAAACATTCCGTTTAGGAAAGGAATAG
- the ssuE gene encoding NADPH-dependent FMN reductase, with protein MKTVTIIAGGHKINSRLTGILQFAADFLRQKQVNVQVIQVHQLPSDALITADFMNQDIVEARQKVEQSDGVIVLSPVFQASYSGIIKTFLDLLPQKSLRNKNILPLMLGGTYAHLLVMDYALKPVLANLGATNILTGAYVTDNQITEQDNQTYLLDTDSETRITNQLEQLLKGLYKIQ; from the coding sequence ATGAAGACAGTAACCATCATAGCTGGTGGGCATAAAATAAACTCACGATTAACAGGTATATTACAATTTGCTGCAGATTTTTTAAGACAGAAGCAAGTGAATGTTCAAGTTATACAAGTTCATCAATTACCAAGTGATGCCTTAATAACGGCAGACTTTATGAACCAAGATATAGTAGAGGCAAGACAAAAAGTGGAACAAAGTGATGGAGTTATTGTCTTATCACCTGTATTTCAGGCATCCTATTCAGGAATCATTAAGACATTTTTAGATCTTTTGCCACAAAAGAGTCTTCGAAATAAAAATATTCTTCCACTAATGCTTGGAGGAACCTATGCACATTTATTGGTTATGGATTATGCGTTAAAACCAGTATTAGCAAATTTAGGTGCAACAAATATATTAACAGGTGCTTATGTAACAGATAATCAAATAACAGAACAAGATAATCAAACCTACTTATTGGATACCGATTCAGAGACAAGGATTACCAACCAGTTAGAGCAATTGCTTAAGGGATTATATAAGATTCAATAA
- a CDS encoding DUF421 domain-containing protein produces the protein MEFTHIFGELFIGYFLLLLLTKVLGKTQITQITTFDFVSVLVLGELVGNAMYDAETGIKEIIYSILVWGGLIYITEFITQKFRKSRQLLEGKPSIIINKGKIDFNELKKNHLDINQLQHLLRAKDVFSITECAFAILETDGTISVLKKSAFVNPTKQDMNLPLDIISLPISIIQDGEIIKENLPRVGWNEDQLIQELKKQNVQSHKDILYAEWREGSPLFIQSYKMN, from the coding sequence ATGGAATTCACACATATATTCGGCGAACTTTTTATTGGCTATTTCTTATTGCTTCTTTTAACAAAAGTATTAGGAAAAACACAAATCACTCAGATTACTACATTTGACTTTGTCTCTGTCTTAGTACTAGGTGAGCTTGTTGGAAATGCTATGTATGATGCAGAAACTGGAATTAAGGAAATTATTTATTCCATACTTGTTTGGGGAGGGCTAATTTACATAACAGAATTTATTACCCAAAAGTTCCGAAAAAGCCGACAACTTTTAGAAGGAAAACCATCCATCATTATAAATAAAGGCAAAATTGATTTTAATGAGTTAAAGAAAAATCATTTAGATATTAATCAATTACAACATTTACTTCGTGCAAAAGATGTTTTTTCGATTACAGAATGTGCTTTTGCTATTCTAGAAACAGACGGTACAATAAGTGTTCTAAAGAAATCCGCGTTTGTTAATCCAACTAAGCAGGATATGAATTTACCACTTGATATTATTTCCCTACCGATAAGTATCATTCAAGATGGAGAAATCATAAAGGAAAATTTACCTCGTGTTGGTTGGAATGAGGATCAATTAATACAAGAATTAAAAAAACAAAATGTTCAATCCCATAAAGATATTTTATATGCCGAATGGCGCGAAGGGTCGCCATTATTTATTCAGAGCTACAAGATGAATTAA
- a CDS encoding DoxX family protein — translation MFIKFLRENKIAAGILTIIRLFLGYSWFTSGFGKLTGGGFDASGFLTNAVTNPVKGPDGAVVYGWYTSFVEGFALPNVGLFNVLVPIGEVLVGLGLMLGCLTTAAALFGVVMNFSFLLAGTISHNPTDILMGMIIMFAGANAGYYGLDRWVLPYIRKTIFKKEEDNEELTKKPRLT, via the coding sequence ATGTTTATAAAATTTTTAAGAGAAAATAAAATTGCAGCTGGCATTTTAACCATTATTCGTTTATTTCTAGGATATTCTTGGTTTACTTCTGGATTTGGCAAATTAACTGGTGGAGGATTTGATGCTTCTGGATTTTTAACAAATGCCGTTACTAACCCTGTGAAAGGTCCAGATGGTGCAGTAGTCTATGGATGGTATACAAGTTTTGTCGAAGGATTTGCGTTACCAAATGTTGGTTTATTTAATGTTCTTGTACCAATAGGCGAAGTATTAGTCGGTTTAGGATTAATGTTAGGTTGTTTAACAACAGCAGCAGCACTCTTTGGAGTAGTAATGAATTTTAGCTTCTTACTTGCAGGCACAATCTCTCATAACCCTACAGACATCTTGATGGGCATGATTATCATGTTTGCTGGAGCAAACGCTGGCTATTACGGTCTAGATCGCTGGGTATTACCTTATATTAGAAAAACAATCTTTAAAAAAGAGGAAGACAACGAAGAATTGACAAAAAAACCTCGTTTAACTTAA
- the nrdG gene encoding anaerobic ribonucleoside-triphosphate reductase activating protein: MRVLSIVEDSIVDGPGLRTTIFFAGCTHYCRGCHNPESWRINGGREMSIDEIMSKVNQNPLNDITFSGGEPMLQIRELIQLAKECKQINKNIWCYTGFLWEELMTTYPDEFTQLSIYLDALVDGRFKIEQKDLSLLFKGSLNQRIIDCQKSLKEHKISLFNEWQQREKEVGTKQNK, translated from the coding sequence ATGAGAGTATTGTCCATTGTGGAGGATAGCATTGTAGACGGTCCAGGGCTAAGAACTACTATCTTTTTCGCAGGGTGCACTCATTATTGTAGAGGGTGTCATAATCCAGAGAGTTGGAGAATCAATGGAGGAAGGGAAATGTCGATTGACGAAATCATGAGCAAAGTAAATCAAAACCCTTTAAATGATATTACCTTTAGTGGTGGTGAACCAATGCTGCAAATAAGGGAACTTATCCAATTAGCCAAAGAATGTAAACAGATAAATAAAAATATTTGGTGCTATACTGGATTTCTGTGGGAAGAATTAATGACCACCTATCCCGATGAATTTACACAATTAAGTATATATTTAGACGCTTTAGTAGATGGACGGTTTAAGATAGAACAAAAAGATTTAAGCTTATTATTTAAAGGAAGCCTAAATCAAAGGATTATAGACTGTCAAAAAAGTCTAAAGGAGCATAAGATTAGTTTATTTAATGAATGGCAGCAAAGAGAGAAAGAAGTTGGGACAAAACAAAATAAATAA
- a CDS encoding GNAT family N-acetyltransferase, whose product MEVVVVKTDKELEDAFYVRQTVFVKEQNVPMEEEIDAYEKDSVHFVLYDGDKHPIGAGRYRTFDEYGKVERICILSTNRKGGAGKAIMSKIEEYALTSGAPALKLNAQTHAIPFYSKLGYEVVSEEFLDAGIPHKTMIKKL is encoded by the coding sequence GTGGAAGTAGTAGTTGTTAAAACAGATAAAGAATTAGAAGATGCATTTTATGTACGACAAACTGTTTTTGTAAAAGAACAGAACGTACCAATGGAAGAGGAAATTGATGCGTATGAAAAGGATAGTGTTCATTTTGTCCTTTATGATGGCGACAAACACCCAATTGGTGCTGGACGCTATCGAACCTTTGATGAATACGGAAAAGTGGAAAGAATTTGTATTCTCTCTACCAATCGCAAAGGAGGCGCAGGTAAAGCAATTATGAGTAAAATTGAGGAATATGCCCTAACTAGCGGTGCCCCTGCCCTAAAACTAAACGCACAAACACATGCGATTCCTTTTTACAGCAAATTAGGATATGAAGTAGTTTCGGAAGAATTCTTGGATGCTGGTATCCCACATAAAACAATGATTAAGAAATTATAA
- a CDS encoding alpha/beta hydrolase, with protein sequence MNSKGTIQEDTLYSNELGEEVTLLIYLPPAFSPLYKYNLLIAQDGKDYFQFGRIGRVADELHINHQIADSIIVGIPYSTVQNRREKYHPNGTQNKAYIRFLAHELVPYLDEQFPTFQMGLGRGLIGDSLGATVSLMTALKYPHTFGKLILQSPLVNDHVLETVRKFDHYHLLEMDHIIGTGETAVKTTIHTTEDFLAPNRALSQLLQSTNADYTYEEFDGDHTWKHWQPYIAKMLVKMFPS encoded by the coding sequence ATGAATTCAAAAGGGACTATACAAGAGGATACTCTATATAGTAATGAGTTAGGAGAAGAAGTAACTTTACTTATCTATCTGCCTCCAGCCTTTTCTCCTCTTTATAAATATAATTTGCTTATCGCACAAGATGGGAAAGATTATTTTCAATTCGGGCGCATCGGCAGAGTGGCGGATGAATTACATATAAATCATCAAATAGCAGATAGTATTATCGTTGGTATTCCTTATTCCACTGTCCAAAATCGCCGGGAAAAATATCATCCAAACGGAACCCAAAATAAAGCCTATATTCGCTTTTTGGCACATGAACTTGTTCCCTATTTAGATGAACAGTTTCCGACCTTCCAAATGGGATTAGGACGTGGCCTTATTGGCGATTCGTTAGGAGCAACCGTCTCATTAATGACTGCTTTAAAATATCCGCATACTTTTGGAAAGCTTATATTGCAATCTCCACTAGTAAATGATCATGTTTTAGAAACGGTACGCAAGTTCGATCATTATCATTTACTTGAAATGGATCATATTATCGGTACAGGCGAAACAGCTGTCAAAACAACCATTCACACAACTGAAGATTTTCTTGCCCCAAATCGAGCATTATCCCAGCTATTGCAGTCAACAAATGCTGATTATACGTATGAGGAATTTGACGGAGATCATACATGGAAACATTGGCAGCCATATATAGCAAAAATGCTAGTTAAAATGTTTCCTTCTTAA